The Manduca sexta isolate Smith_Timp_Sample1 chromosome 15, JHU_Msex_v1.0, whole genome shotgun sequence genome includes the window ctaagattataaatcaaatttttacTAGTGAATTTACGTTGacacaaataaattttccttGAAAAACATCATTAGACCCAAtatgtctggaatttgtgctaaACTGAAACATGTTGAGCAGTATCATGGGATGTATATGCCAGAAACattcttccttttttttaagtatatatgtCACAGTTTATTGTATGAATATGCGTAttccctttttttttatataattttttccttATCCAGGAAGCCCAAACGGCGGCTGAGGAGCAGAAGCGCAGCGATTTCCGCGCCGGTCGCGCCGTGGGTCTCTCCGGACGAGAGATGTTCTCGTTCGACCCGGCACTGGCGGCGGACGCGGACGACGACGGCGACGAGGCGGTCGACCTGCGAGACTACGGACACGAGGACGACGAGGCATACCGGGAGTTGGAGCTGGACCTTATTGGCATGGAGGCGTCGGAGGTAAGAGATCGAGTATCTGGATATAATGGGTCATGGTGTTAATCTCGCTGGAAGATGTCGCTTTTCGACTCGACCGAATTGAATGAGTGTTTGAGGTGAATGATAGACTATGGCATTAAGACAGCTTCGTTTAGAGTGGAAAGAAGTGCGTCGAATCGATTGCGCGGTGATTCAACATCACAGAGTGGTACTAATGAATCCACTTTCATAACATATATTGAATGAATTAACGCGGTTCGACTCGTTTCCTATATGCAAGCTCAGCCATTAGAAGACAACCTAGTTAGatgaagtttaatttaattttgcaatcATTCCAAATTAAACCATTTACAtactatactaataatatcacccctgtagtatataccgtcccactgctggccacagtactctactactaagagggattagactATAATCCACCATGCAGGTCTAGATCGAATtgacagactttacatacccaaacaaattgctatagagaacttctcagaaatgcaggtttcctaactattatttccttcactgttaaagcaagcgatagttcacatTGAAATACccacataaatttagaaaagtcagaggtgcgtgctcttgggttgtgaacctgcggacattcgcttcggcactccgttccacacacaactaggtTAATGTCGCTTTAAcgtaactataattattattacacagGTGGACGATTCTGGCACAAAAGCAGCAACAGACCGACTGCAAAGGCTCGGTGAAGGTCTGGAGAATGGCGAGAAGGAGGAAGAGGAGTCCCAGTCCCAGGAGCCGGCGGCGGTGCCCATCAACGAGAACCTGTTCCTTGACGAGGATCTGGACGAGGAACTCCAGAACCTGGACCTTGAAGATTAGGATCGGTTACGTGCACGACCGGACGTTATATGTGAATTTAAGTCGTATTCGTGCGATTTTTGTACGAATGGCGTGCGTTTAATGTATCatgttttcttatgtatttGAGTTATCATGGATTTAGCCTGGACGGAAcagtgaaatatttgtttaacgGTCATTAAATGCGTTGAGTGTAAGCTCAAATCGTACGACAAGAATACGTATgacttatatttgtatataaatttcatCCGGTCTTAAAATACCGTTGAATGTAAGAACATTTTAGTGTTGCCAATTAGAATACGTGTGTGTATGGCGCTGAGtacgtatgtttttttaaacataattgaaAGAACATACACGGGTTTAGGCGGCTAAAAGTctgataagataaaaaaaaaatagaaaaatgaaaagattcattgttttttttttataattttgcctATGCATCCTATACTTTTTGTTAGTTTTTCCGACATCATAAATCACAGAAAGGAAACtcgaaatttcatattttttactgttgaaaaaatatacaatgtctTTAATTGCGAATTTTCTGGATATTGAAGAATCTATTTTAGTTCGATTTAAAGGTATTCAAATAATTGCAATTATTACCAGCGCCTCTAACACGACTAGAGTgggacaatttatttataatttgtttacccATACgccacatacttattttattgttgcataatATAAGATAGTCATATCGTTAAAGATCGTCTggggaaataaatttttatattttcaatacttcACATTGAGAAATAAAACCCAAATCCACgtgagatatatttataaatgtaaataaaataattaattatataaatgcgtGTTCATTGTGGCAAAAGGGTTAGTTGTCGAATGTCAGCCATCTTGCGGGATTCTCGATGGTGATCTTGTCTATGGTTTCCTGGTCGAATCCTTTAACTTTCATTTTGGGCAGCACGGTTCGCAGAATGTGGGAATAGCCGTGTCCGCCGTAAGCAGCCTGGAGAAACATGAAGTAAAAGTTAATgactatttttcaaaatataggtACGTAACGAAATGGTTTTTATGAAATGTTGTTACGTAATTTTCTTTCTtacctgtatttttttatacattcgttcaatcaaacaatattatgtagaatgATTATACtcggacaaataaaaaaatcaaaagaaaaatattgtcgactatccgccattttcaataaacgattctaGTCGCTTTTTCGATCcgtctcaaaaatggaccaatcagaacaaagattgtTTGACATGCTTTCAAATGAGTtcttttgattggttcattctcgaaatcggattgagattgggattgttgAGAAAGAGCTGTAAAAGCATGTCAATAAACTTTTTCTGATTGCCTCATTTACGCTATCGCTCtgtatttttcattgatttcgGACGTAAACTGCCAAGCAATCTACCAAGATATCAACACTAAAAATACTAACCAATCGATGCTTCGTGTGTATATCGTGAGACATCAGCACCCTATCCGCCTTGCCCTCATCGACAAGCAGTTTGACCTTGCTAATGCGCTGGGCGTCAGATGGCATATCGAACGTTTCGTTCAGCTGGTAGTAGGAGACCTCCACGCCGAACAGATCGAACTGGCAGTATGTGCCTAGCTCCGAGAACTCTAGCAGCTTCGAGTCGTCGGCTAGAGTACCTGGGAATTGAAGGTTAGTTTGATTAAAGTGCTCTATCTGTGAATTTGTTCAAATGTCTGGTAAATAGTTTCCATGATAAGCAAAACCATGATATTTATTCTCTAtagaattataaatcaataattctatagagaataaatagtttattcttTCGATAAATACTCACGGTCAAGATGCGACATGACGCACTTGTCAGCGCTGCCTCCGGCCTCCAGGTACAGGCGCACGATCTCAAAGGGTGCCTCTACCTCGCGGTGTGGGTGGAAACTTACTCCACAGCCGATCTGCTTCTGCAGCTCGCCGGCAGCCACTATCGCTCTACGTTCGAAGTCTGAAGTTATACAAGGAGATGGAGAATAAGTATGATTACAGACATGAAGAATAAAGAATAAACATATATTCATAAGGGTTGGTCGTCGAAGTTTGAAGATACATTAGGTGGTAGGTGGTATTTTAGATCCgcccgtacacaaggtgttaaaacccgccatagtgaccaacgtaagtgtgtctcgtTTTGGGCTCAGTctatgtatatctggttcaaacaggccggcataattgtgtcaactgtcgaggggtaatcaactctgtcagtcgacattctattagaccctcAACTTACTGGAGGTGCTGTGGGGTCGCTTTGCCAtgcacataaaaaaacatgagTATTTAGAAAAGGGATTAAGGACGATAAGAATTATAGAAGATTTAAGGATTCCTCGCAAATCTTTGAGGCAAGATagacttatttataaaacactgcAATATGACTAATTGCAGGATAAACATAAGTTTACATCGAAACTCCGGATATtacgattttaaattttctcctGCTTTATCTAtgagtattaaatattttttatatttctatttcgtTGCTTAGATACATAAGAAGGCTGTTCTTTCCCATATCATAAAACAATCATATTTTGATAGTCTTTATTTGGCTATCAACACCTCGAATATTTCCATGTAAGTTTACGTCAACATGAGTTCTCACTGCTTCCTTCTCTATAGCCGTTTATCcccatattacaaaacaaaattgttataattagcTCACCTCTGATTGGCCAAACGCTCGCAACTTCTCCCATAAACCCAGCCTTAACCGTCTTATCGTCAACGCATCCCTCAGTCAACTCTTGAAGCATGTGATTGTACATCTGTTCTGTGGTGATGTTCTTGTTGAATTCCTCTTGGCAGCGTTCGATGTAGAACCCAGTTCCTGCGACTATTTGGACCCCGCTTTCCTGCGACATTTTCTTGTAGTACGTCACGTCACGTTTCAAACCTTCTGTGGAGTTCTCCACGATAGTGCCTGAGGAAGTGGAGGATAAATTCTTAAAACGGATCAATGTTTAGAACAAATATTTGATCACATTTTCGTATTTAGATGGTTGTATGATGTAAAGACAGCGGCGGTAGCCTTGTTGcttgtggaacgggctgccgagacaaatgtccgcaggttcaaatcccaaaggcatacacctctgacttttctaaaaaaaattatgtgtgtattctttgtgaattatcgcttgctttaacggtggaggaaaacatcgtgagaaacctgtatacctgagaaattctctataggaattttcgaaggtttgtgaagtctaccaatccgcactaggtcagcgaggtggactaaggcctaatccctcagtagtagagaaggcctgtgcccaacagtgggacagtatataatataatattgtaagatgtaatgcatatttttatatttattaatctgatCATTGTCATTTTAGGAGTAGCCAAATAAAGGCAACTCAATAGAcatgtaataaacatttcatgCCATTTTTGTCCTCATAGTATTTacgtttcatatattttttaacctgATACGGCCGAAAGGCCAAGAACCTGGTGCAGTAagtgcaatttaaaaataatatttatcaacgAAAAGTGCGCCATTCACCGCGGTTTATCTTATCTGGCATCATTTAACCGTGAAGCATCTTTGAAACATGTCACTGTACTTGAGTAGGTAAGTAGGAGTGTACTAGAGGCGAAGGGTACATATTCTTTCCGGCTTTCCTTTCATCAaaattttttctgttttaaacCGTGAACAGTGGTTGTTGGTTACATGTTCattaatgcagtacatgtgtaattttacccATTACTTATTCaatgtgtaactgttttatgttccttttgaataaaataaaataaaaaatcgtatgaaatctaattattattttaacgctTTGCGTACCACATTAGTGTCTTTAAGTTGTATCGGGGTCCTTTTCCGGAGATATTCACTCTTTGCCACAGATATTTACCTGCTTATATGTACTGAAAATATGTAACAACCAAAGTAACAAGAcgattataaaacttaaattctTACCACCGCCCCATTCCTTATAATCGTGAAGATCTTCAAGTATAGCAACCTTCGCCTCCTCATCATTTAGGAATAGATTGTGCATGGAGCTGTAAGGGTATTGTCTTACAGTGCCGATGTTGCCAATGTTGAAGGGTTTCTCGTCGATACGTTTCAATGGTAGTACATGCTTGCTGTACATTTCAGAGAAGTCCATAGCGAGATGTTCATGGGTCAGCGTGCGACCCAGGCTCTTGGGGTCCACATCTCCCAAAACTGGAAAAATGAAGCAAATTCTGTCATATTGTCTGTCAATAAGGATTaataaggtggtttgggcatttggagaggatggatgataagagactgacaaagagggtttataaggcgaatgtggatggaagagccggtaggggtcgaccgcaccgaaccttcgaatgtcagatatctgacattctcagtaaaggccaggtcaaaagtacccggaaccggagggaatgcatgaaaggattaatgaaggttgaggaagcgcgagaagtatgccaggaccgtgcaaagtggcaatctatagtctctgcctacccctatgggataaaggcgtgatactatgtatgtatgtatgtatgtaataaggattaattttgtttttactttggtTAGAGACATATTTTTGATTTGGTTATTTCTGGTTCCTGGCCTGATGTTAATATCAGGTAGATCCAATTCATATAGCcatgttataaaactaaaaaaaaatctataatataaaaacttatataaattttgtccGAAATTGAAACCAGGATTTCCAAATCAacggtaaatatttattcaagtaCGTTATGCACGTCTTTATTCATAAAGATCTAAATAGGCATACATACCATTATAGCAAAAGTTACCTTTTTTACAGTAGCAGTAGTCGTATAGAAAAGGTTTGATCAAGGagataaatcatatttactGTAGTGGTTGGTTAAAAGTTTAAGGTAAGTATTTATAGAATaagataaaacaaagtaatgaaAATTGCAGTTGTATGGTTAAAATACCTTCCTTGttttagctataatttatttgagagATAACTTTGATCAGACTATTGAAAAATAAGTTATGAAGATACATATTCAAAAAGtagtatattaagtattattgatCATGATGCGGGTGTGGAATTGATAAACCATTATTTTTAGTAAGCCCCTAACACCAATTAAGATTTTAGGCACTTTAACTTACGACTGATAATTATCTCCGATAATTTCTAGATAGAACTGGTATTTATCTAGTTGTTcgacagttttatttaattttcataagtaTTCTAATACCGATTAGATTTTCAACTGTTCTTGAATTTTGGCACGAatccataataatatacatataaaaagccGAAGAATTTGTTTGAGCGCGCTAACTTCAGGAACTAAGTTAactataatttgattttttcttcattaataaaacattactcCAGAGTGCGATAAACAACTTTtttcccggaaaaatataatgcGGGTCATTTATCAAAAGCCGTAATTAATATAGAGATTAGTAACGTAAgcaaaattaatatagaaaatctagaaaaaaataaagtggacttaaattaaattctgaGTACGTACATCTTAGACTATTTTATCTGTTTTGCAAAATATTACGAATAGATAGATGTCACTTAAGCCTAGATCGAGCTACGCTAATATTTGTGTCTTCATGTGAGGTGCTCactgagactgcctcggtggcgtagttgtattgcacgtccggtacaatagcgctcaggtcctgggttcgaatcccgggtcgggcaaagtggtatttgggtttttctgttcagtatcagcccggagtctggaatttgtgcccgatatggcgataggctcgccccctatcacatcatgggacggaacatacttggcgaaaagtgggtgccctagttgcgcctctgcatacccctccggggataaaatgcgtgatgttatgtatgtatgtatgtatgtattcatGTGAGGTACGAGTAATTTAGTACCTAAATGTCCTGAACACAAGTTTAGTCGAGTAGATTAGTACAGACACGGTTAGCTACAAATTAATCGCAATTCGTCTAAAATACTATCGCAGTCCGAACTAGGCTTTACAATGGGCTCAAACAACTATTTGAAATTTCTAGCGAGGTTACAGTGAGATAGGCTTTGGTAGATATTCAAATATGCAGGGTCGGCTTAAGATAATCAGGCGGGCCGGAGAGAAAAAGTTTACGTTCTTTCCATTGTCATTTTTTAACGCCACAACAGTATTTCATTGATTAGGTTTAAGTCGGCAGTAGCGCCCTATCTTAACACCGGTACTATAGGTTAATAACGAAATTCCCGGAAAATTTAGTTATTCTGtacttaaatatatcaatttgtgCTATGATAATATAGCGATGGGGTAACACTTTCACATTACatggataatttatatatataaggtaAGTACCTAATAAACAAACAGGAAAAGGTATTATGAGAGTACAGAAACCGGATGCATCtaagtaatttgaattattgaaaaaattttACTCATTAATTTGATAGTATTATATCATAAatcattgtaatattattaaaatatcctaGTGTACCTATACTGATTCCACACTGATAACTGGGATTATCATTGtgcatatttaatttacatcatATTATGTTAAGCACATTTTGAGCGGGAAATGCAAAAATTAGATTTACCTAGTTATAAATTGACAGATTCAATTTCCCGGGGTAATTTCCCATCTCGGGAGGAAAACCTTAgatttacaaatttaaacaaGAATTTGTATAGTTGAACGAGAACAATACGTTATCATTTATCtgttttatgattattgtttGAATAAACAAAGTGATTTGTGTTCATCGAAACATTTGCAAACGTAATTTTcctgaaaatgaaaaattgtgTCGCCAAATCTTGTTTGCATTTCccgcaaaattaaaatattgtgaatcaTATAACTCTGCGTTTGCGCGACAAACAACatacaatattcataaataaaaaaaaacattaacgatagcaaatataagataaaagtGTAGGCGGCGACGTGAATCTACGCAAGCAATTATCTTGCTAAAATgatgttgaaattatttttatgctctACGATCTATAAGACACAAAGgtctttaaaactataaattattataaaaaaataagaaacgtataaaaaaatcatacctgTTTGCACTTTCGGAGCCATCGTGTCCTCCGTAAGTCAACGTGTAATGAAATGATAGTACCTATCAAGCGAAATTATATCACAACTAAATAAACTTATGTAGTAGGGATGGACGAATATAGCTTTATCTCGTTACGTCTCTCTTAAGGACTGTCGATTTGcgtatatttaatactttttaaaaatggtaaaGTTGAATGGCTATACGAATTAAGATTTAGTCGATGggtttttttatagatacatATTAACAGTGTAGATAGAGGAGTGTGTAAATCCGCTACAAATATGCTAAATGTACTATATGTAATGGTGATACGTTACTGCCACCTTGTATCATTACCCAATACCTATATAAAGACACGTAATATTCAACAGATGGCAGTATTATAAGGTGGCCTACGTTCAAAAGTAAAAACATGAAaccttgtaaaataattttataaaatgtaggtataaacAAACGCAAATATTGTAGAAGATAATTTTAAACCCACTAAGTACACATTTACTATAACTATTATCAAATTTTACCTCTGTAGATATTGCATAATAGAGATATCGATGTCATTTTACTCCACCTTTTAAGGCGGCAATTCGAAAATACGACTTCAGTATTTGGTATGTTTATCCGCTAACTACATATCTAGAATGTGTAATTATCGTTGGGAAGTACTTAGTTATACATTTAGTTAAACGGTTATActgaaatacttaatataaaacgtattttaaataacaaataaagagATCCTCAAATAGCAGTTACACGTAGGTGCGGCATGTAACGAAGTTAGATAGGCGATAGCATTTGCGTCTTCATAGCACGGCGTTATTTTAAtgctgaataaattaatttattgcaatgaaaaatgtataatatccCTTTGGCCTTATCTTACATTACCgcaaatttttataacattaaaaatacctaattagGACTTATATTTGCAATCTAAACTAAAAAAGACACTCAGTCCAACAAAATCTAgactcaaaaatatttaaaggtcGTACAAAAATTTGCCTCCGAGCGAAAATCAAGCCCACGCTCTCTAGCATATATTCCGAGAGCCCACTAAGATCCttacaatgatttttttatgttccgCCCCAGTTGGCAGTACTATTAAAACACACCTACACATTTAATCACTTAAACCTTTTAACATCGAAAGAGTAGACGGAACTGCAAGTATTGCGTCAATAATTCGCCTTGCTTGCGATGGAGGCGACTCTATCTCCATAGAGATACAAATTCTAATccgtaaaatgaaataaaaccttTGTTATCTGTAACATTATGTCCATAGAGACCATTGAATGTTACgtcaataacttttaaattttcaattatttacattgtattacGGCAAAACTGTCGGAATAttgatcagaaaaataaaaaataaagtagataTCGGAGTAGTACACGAAGATGCCCATTTTAGTGAAGGATTACACATGGACACAAACTGAGTCCATGATACACATCAGAATACCCTTGAAACAAGTAAAACATGAGAAAGTAGATATATTCACAACTGATTGCTATATCAAAGCGCATTTTAGCCCGTTTTTATTTGAAGTGTTTCTGTTACACGCGGTAGACAATAATAAAAGCAAATGCCTTATAAAAGAAGACCTTATTATCTTTGATTTAACTAAAAAAGAGAATTTTGAGTGGGAGTCAATCCAAAAAGAGTTGACTAAAGATGAGAAAAAACAGATGAAGGAAGATATGTTTCAAAAATGCCACGAGGAGGCTAAACAACGGTCTGAAGAGAAAAGTATAAAGAAATCTGAAATGGATAGGTTTACTGTTCAACGAGCTATGGATTTAGATAGCAGACAGCATGAGCTCATGGACTCGAGAAGAGATTTGGAAAGGAAAAAAGCAATGGACGAACTGGAAGAATGGAGACAGCAAGCAGAAAGTCCAAATCAAAAAGCTAAAATTGTAGAAATAGACGACAGTAAAGCTGTAGTTCCATACAAACAGGAAATAAAAGCAGAAATAAAAGAGAAAGGAGAACCAATAATTAATCCTATAGAAACTAAACCGATACCAAGTAAGCCGCGTAATATACCAGTAAGGTCGGAATTCGTCGAAAAGAAAAAGAGAGAAGCATCGGTTCGCGTCTTGCCAAGATTAAGAGAAACCGGTCAGTTGGAAATAAGACACACTCAACGCACATTCCCAACGCCCAGTAGAGAGTCTACTGCTGAAGAGGAACAAGCTTGGTTGAAGAATATTACTTTGGCGAGAAGAGCCACAGGTATGTTTCTATATTCAAAGCTGCTTTGGGCATtcactatttattttgaaagtttagAACCAGAATATTGGATACATTTCTTGCAATAAAGTGGGCGAGGGAGAAAGGGTTGTGGATAGGTCTACTcaaattttaatacaagtaaTGTAAGTTTACTTACCCAAAGGGAATCAATTACCACCAATTGTGCATTTCgtaacatttaaaattgaaaattctaCATCTTGAGCGACAGCAAATGCAAGAGAAAAAACCGTATTTTGGTCTAATGATTAATAAGACATCTACATTAGATATGATTCTATCTGCACCACTCAAACGTTAATTAGTACAGAATTCTTACTACATTAAAACAGcctgtatatatttgtttatttagtgctaaatatataaacatatcgACTATTTATACAATAATCCTGTAGACTAAATCAAGTTTGATACAGGATTCATATCGGAAGACCTCCGGCCCGAGGAGCAGGATCCTCAGTGGTGTAAGGAGAAGGGCGACGAGTTCTTCAGGAATGGTAACTTCCTGGGAGCCATCAGCGCGTACTCGCACGGCATCACTCTCTCCGACAAGCTGCCGAGCTTGTTCGCTAACAGATCCGCCACGCATTTTGCGCTTGGGAACTTTAATAAGTGTGTAAGTATAAACATGATCTGATAGTTACTAACAACCACGTGACCAGCTGTGCAACAAATTACACAGTATTGATATTATAAGGACCATATTAAAGGTTAAACTAACCAACGCTGACTCCAAAGTATTGGCATTTCAGTTTTTTTATCAGTGCCCAAACCATATTTcatttgtagaaataaaaacaattgaaaaataattctgAGTAATTAAAATACACTCCAAATAAAGCTTAGAatgcttgtttttttattcagtttcaACGCTGAGTTAGTTGACTGAACACCATTTGTCATCAGGTAAACGACTGTTCAGCGGCCCTGGATCTCATGAAGCCACCATGCGAGAGTAACAGGCGTAGTAGGGCAAAGTGTATCGCGAGACGTGCCGCAGCACTCGCC containing:
- the LOC115450361 gene encoding phosphotriesterase-related protein; the encoded protein is MAPKVQTVLGDVDPKSLGRTLTHEHLAMDFSEMYSKHVLPLKRIDEKPFNIGNIGTVRQYPYSSMHNLFLNDEEAKVAILEDLHDYKEWGGGTIVENSTEGLKRDVTYYKKMSQESGVQIVAGTGFYIERCQEEFNKNITTEQMYNHMLQELTEGCVDDKTVKAGFMGEVASVWPIRDFERRAIVAAGELQKQIGCGVSFHPHREVEAPFEIVRLYLEAGGSADKCVMSHLDRTLADDSKLLEFSELGTYCQFDLFGVEVSYYQLNETFDMPSDAQRISKVKLLVDEGKADRVLMSHDIHTKHRLAAYGGHGYSHILRTVLPKMKVKGFDQETIDKITIENPARWLTFDN
- the LOC115450354 gene encoding dynein assembly factor 4, axonemal — encoded protein: MPILVKDYTWTQTESMIHIRIPLKQVKHEKVDIFTTDCYIKAHFSPFLFEVFLLHAVDNNKSKCLIKEDLIIFDLTKKENFEWESIQKELTKDEKKQMKEDMFQKCHEEAKQRSEEKSIKKSEMDRFTVQRAMDLDSRQHELMDSRRDLERKKAMDELEEWRQQAESPNQKAKIVEIDDSKAVVPYKQEIKAEIKEKGEPIINPIETKPIPSKPRNIPVRSEFVEKKKREASVRVLPRLRETGQLEIRHTQRTFPTPSRESTAEEEQAWLKNITLARRATGFISEDLRPEEQDPQWCKEKGDEFFRNGNFLGAISAYSHGITLSDKLPSLFANRSATHFALGNFNKCVNDCSAALDLMKPPCESNRRSRAKCIARRAAALARLGYLNKAIDEMKAASKLLPEDEKIKKDVYDMERAWEQNPDSD